In Blastopirellula sediminis, the following proteins share a genomic window:
- a CDS encoding DUF1552 domain-containing protein produces the protein MKTPKITRRTVLRGAGAAALALPWLEAMSPAFAAGDAGDAPRRFAALFFPNGVRQEVWTPAETGTGYALPRQLEPLAGIKEDVSVVSGLWHEATNTGDGHYVKDAAWLTGTTITKTTGVNLNSGGVSADQVAADLLGKYTPLPSMELGTEPVSSGVDGTVGYTRVYGAHVSWRTPTQPLAKEINPRLAFDRMTMIASGKSDGRSNRPLLDRVSAEANSLRNKLGHNDRHRLDQYLESVRSLEKRLEMVESKSQNTWKSKVDFSGRTAPVSDPKDHAERTRLMLDMIALAFEADITRVATFMFGNSVSSINFAFLDGVTGSHHELSHHQGKEENLAQYELIAKWHVAQYAYLLEKLRATPEGDGNVLDNSVILFGSGLRDGNSHNPHDLPLLVGGKGGGRLKQGQHIASTRDNPMSNLLLTMLQAIGSPATHFADSSGPIEALLA, from the coding sequence ATGAAGACGCCCAAGATCACTCGTCGAACTGTTCTGCGTGGCGCCGGCGCCGCCGCCTTGGCGCTTCCTTGGCTCGAAGCGATGAGCCCTGCCTTCGCCGCAGGGGACGCCGGCGATGCGCCGCGACGCTTCGCCGCTCTCTTCTTCCCGAACGGCGTGCGTCAGGAAGTTTGGACGCCAGCTGAGACCGGAACCGGTTATGCACTGCCGCGACAGCTAGAACCGCTCGCTGGCATCAAAGAGGACGTCTCGGTCGTCTCCGGCTTGTGGCACGAAGCGACGAACACCGGCGACGGTCACTACGTGAAAGACGCCGCCTGGCTCACTGGTACGACGATCACCAAAACGACCGGCGTCAATCTGAACAGCGGCGGGGTCTCGGCCGATCAGGTCGCCGCCGATCTGCTCGGCAAGTACACGCCGCTGCCGTCGATGGAACTCGGGACCGAGCCGGTCAGTTCAGGCGTCGACGGAACGGTCGGCTATACCCGCGTCTACGGCGCCCACGTTTCGTGGCGGACCCCGACGCAGCCGCTGGCCAAAGAGATTAATCCCCGGTTGGCGTTCGATCGGATGACGATGATCGCCAGCGGAAAGTCGGACGGGCGATCGAACCGTCCGCTGCTGGATCGCGTTAGCGCCGAGGCGAACTCGCTCCGAAACAAACTGGGGCACAACGACCGTCATCGTCTCGATCAATATCTCGAATCGGTCCGTTCGCTCGAGAAGCGGCTGGAGATGGTTGAATCGAAGTCGCAAAACACCTGGAAGTCGAAAGTCGATTTCTCAGGCCGTACCGCGCCGGTCAGCGATCCGAAGGATCACGCCGAGCGAACCCGGTTGATGCTCGATATGATCGCTTTGGCGTTCGAGGCCGACATTACCCGCGTCGCCACATTCATGTTCGGCAACTCGGTCAGCTCGATCAACTTTGCGTTCCTGGATGGGGTCACTGGATCGCACCATGAGCTGTCGCACCACCAAGGGAAAGAAGAGAATCTGGCCCAGTATGAACTGATCGCCAAGTGGCACGTCGCGCAGTACGCCTATCTGCTCGAAAAGCTGCGAGCGACGCCGGAAGGGGATGGCAACGTCCTCGACAACAGCGTCATTCTGTTCGGTTCGGGGCTTCGCGACGGAAACTCCCACAACCCGCACGATCTGCCGCTGTTGGTTGGTGGGAAAGGGGGCGGTCGCTTGAAGCAAGGGCAGCATATCGCATCAACCCGCGATAATCCGATGTCGAATTTGCTGCTGACGATGCTGCAAGCGATCGGGTCGCCGGCGACCCACTTCGCCGATTCGTCGGGGCCGATCGAAGCGCTGCTGGCCTAA
- a CDS encoding DUF1588 domain-containing protein has product MQLHSQLCARLVRLAAFGAMSVAVCMAQAFADEAPKMDFVVAQKMLEVSCADCHSGEEREGGFTLSKLTDSGAMGTHYDEWMNLRQRLADHSMPPDDAEPMDADARLKLVDWIKQATRDAVRQQGELAGPPMFRRMAVHEYSNTIRDLLGAHFDAGNGLPQDSAGGEGFNNAAETLIISPIHAEKYVDAAVTALDYAAHDSSSRKRLLRERPSDKLPEQEAAKRNLREFANRAFRRPATEDELAAILKTYDEARADGLDFDAACFYAMRGVLISPNFLFLIEDAPSEPNKTVPLTNHELATRLSYFLWATMPDRQLREAADAGKLQDPEELKRQAIRMIKERGTNLNDSLTQFVGQWLGTADLGNTKKVDPELHRWMKDQHVASLRDQPVYVFESMLRENDSLLSLIDADWTFLNAELCDMYQLDRKKIEGEFNQRLQRYKLPEEYRYRGGVLGEGGVMAIASYPRRSSPVLRGVWVLDKMLGVELPPPPANVPPLEESKEVAEKQTLRARLQQHRENPACATCHNRIDPIGFALENFNEIGRWRDSDSGGKIDPVAVLPGGVKIDGQAGLKKYLLDNKEQFVRHLTQKMLGYALARGLASNDVATVEAIVERLQNNDYRSQELVLAIVTSEPFRHKRISQ; this is encoded by the coding sequence ATGCAACTCCACTCCCAGCTTTGCGCTCGACTCGTTCGTCTCGCCGCTTTCGGCGCGATGAGCGTCGCGGTCTGCATGGCCCAAGCGTTCGCGGACGAAGCGCCGAAGATGGACTTCGTCGTCGCCCAGAAGATGCTGGAGGTCTCCTGCGCCGATTGTCACAGCGGCGAAGAAAGGGAGGGGGGCTTCACCCTCAGTAAACTTACCGACTCCGGTGCGATGGGAACGCATTACGACGAGTGGATGAATCTGCGTCAGCGGCTGGCCGATCACTCGATGCCGCCGGACGACGCCGAGCCGATGGACGCCGACGCTCGTCTGAAACTGGTCGACTGGATCAAGCAGGCGACGCGGGATGCCGTGCGTCAGCAAGGAGAGCTCGCCGGCCCGCCGATGTTTCGCCGGATGGCGGTGCATGAATACTCGAACACGATTCGCGACTTGCTCGGCGCTCACTTCGACGCCGGCAATGGACTGCCGCAAGACTCCGCCGGCGGAGAAGGTTTTAACAACGCGGCCGAGACGCTGATCATCTCGCCAATTCACGCCGAGAAGTATGTCGACGCCGCGGTCACGGCGCTCGACTATGCGGCGCACGACTCCTCATCGCGCAAGCGACTGCTGCGCGAACGTCCCAGCGACAAGCTGCCGGAACAAGAAGCGGCGAAGCGAAACTTGCGAGAGTTCGCCAACCGTGCGTTTCGTCGACCAGCCACCGAAGACGAACTTGCGGCCATCTTGAAGACGTATGACGAAGCCCGCGCTGATGGGCTTGATTTTGACGCCGCTTGTTTTTACGCAATGCGGGGCGTGTTGATCTCCCCCAACTTCCTCTTCCTGATTGAGGATGCCCCCAGTGAGCCGAACAAGACGGTTCCGCTCACCAATCATGAGTTGGCGACGAGGCTCAGCTATTTTCTCTGGGCGACGATGCCTGACCGGCAGCTGCGCGAAGCGGCCGACGCCGGCAAGCTGCAAGATCCCGAAGAGCTGAAACGCCAGGCGATTCGCATGATCAAAGAGCGGGGGACCAATCTCAACGATTCGCTGACCCAATTCGTCGGTCAGTGGTTGGGAACAGCCGACCTCGGGAACACGAAAAAGGTCGATCCGGAACTGCATCGCTGGATGAAAGATCAGCACGTCGCGTCGCTGCGCGATCAGCCGGTCTACGTTTTCGAGTCAATGTTGCGCGAGAACGATAGCCTGCTTAGCCTGATCGACGCCGACTGGACCTTCCTCAATGCCGAACTGTGCGACATGTACCAGCTCGATCGGAAGAAGATCGAAGGGGAGTTCAATCAGCGGCTGCAGCGTTACAAACTGCCCGAAGAGTATCGCTATCGCGGCGGCGTCCTGGGGGAAGGAGGCGTGATGGCGATCGCCTCGTATCCGCGTCGCAGCAGCCCGGTGCTGCGCGGCGTCTGGGTGCTCGACAAGATGCTGGGCGTGGAACTGCCTCCGCCGCCGGCCAATGTTCCGCCGCTGGAAGAGTCGAAGGAAGTCGCCGAGAAGCAAACGCTACGAGCTCGGCTGCAGCAGCATCGCGAAAACCCGGCCTGCGCGACTTGCCACAATCGGATCGACCCGATCGGGTTCGCGCTCGAAAACTTCAACGAGATCGGCCGCTGGCGCGATAGCGACTCCGGCGGAAAGATCGATCCGGTCGCGGTACTGCCTGGCGGCGTGAAGATCGACGGTCAGGCCGGTCTGAAGAAATACCTGCTGGACAACAAAGAGCAGTTCGTGCGCCACCTGACGCAGAAGATGCTCGGCTACGCGCTCGCGCGCGGTTTGGCGTCCAATGACGTCGCTACGGTCGAGGCGATCGTCGAGCGGCTGCAAAACAATGATTATCGTTCCCAGGAACTAGTGCTCGCGATCGTGACGAGCGAGCCCTTTCGACATAAGAGAATCAGCCAATGA
- a CDS encoding serine/threonine-protein kinase, with amino-acid sequence MVTLSRLGPFALENRLDRRHDTEIFRAVHLKQHRQAAIQILPARYAADPVGRKQLQARSELLRKLNHPNIVRCYGAGIDESTAFLAMELVEGESFAQYMDDRMTIMWGVLLDIAQQVCAGMEFAHSRGVFHLRLNPCCVLLAGEGLKHPDLPLEVKLTNFWAGVAWRKEPVSEPSLENQQYLAPEQFDLEANVDARTDVFSLGCIMYRALSGCVPFPIAEGETNATVERFAIEPPRIATLALDCPIWLDRIIMQMIEVDPAKRPASMEAVASALRETRSAVAAGTSSLEHAVVGNAGRNSNIATGVAKEDARRLLKQKVVKGPAGPIYERPWFLVLCLLLVIGMIGFAFLPMSEQQLFDRGAKLMQSDKETDWKLAEETYLSPLLEKYPDSPHAAEAQALVDKIWISDAESRLRTKERLGKQYSSTGEEMLAAARKCDSLGSQLLAWTKYDEMVAKLHPDSREERPYYLIAQQELETLKNRKVVKPSEEISSVDEYLVLADKALEKGDRDHARLIYRRIVSLYDENPQMYDEVQAARQGLMTADSK; translated from the coding sequence ATGGTAACTCTGTCTCGCCTTGGCCCCTTCGCGCTAGAGAACCGTCTCGACCGTCGTCATGACACCGAGATTTTTCGCGCCGTTCATCTGAAACAGCATCGCCAAGCCGCAATTCAAATCTTGCCGGCGCGCTACGCCGCCGATCCGGTCGGCCGCAAGCAACTGCAAGCTCGCAGCGAACTCCTTCGCAAGTTGAACCACCCCAATATCGTCCGTTGTTATGGCGCAGGTATCGACGAGTCGACTGCGTTTCTGGCGATGGAACTGGTCGAAGGAGAATCGTTCGCCCAGTACATGGACGACCGGATGACGATCATGTGGGGCGTCTTGCTCGACATCGCTCAGCAGGTCTGCGCCGGCATGGAATTCGCGCACTCGCGCGGCGTCTTTCATCTCCGTCTCAATCCTTGTTGCGTCTTGCTGGCCGGCGAAGGACTGAAGCATCCTGATCTGCCGCTAGAAGTAAAGCTGACCAACTTCTGGGCCGGCGTCGCCTGGCGGAAAGAACCGGTCTCCGAACCGTCGCTCGAAAACCAACAATACCTCGCGCCTGAGCAGTTCGATCTCGAAGCGAACGTCGACGCTCGCACCGACGTTTTCTCGCTCGGTTGCATCATGTATCGCGCTTTGTCGGGATGCGTACCTTTCCCAATCGCCGAAGGGGAAACGAACGCAACTGTCGAGCGATTTGCGATCGAACCGCCGCGAATTGCGACGTTGGCGCTCGATTGCCCGATCTGGCTCGACCGGATAATCATGCAGATGATCGAGGTCGATCCGGCCAAACGACCCGCATCGATGGAAGCGGTCGCGTCGGCGCTACGAGAAACTCGCTCGGCGGTCGCCGCCGGAACCAGTTCGCTCGAACATGCCGTCGTCGGCAACGCCGGCCGCAACAGCAACATTGCAACCGGCGTCGCCAAAGAAGACGCGCGTCGTCTGCTGAAACAGAAAGTGGTAAAGGGGCCGGCCGGGCCGATTTACGAACGCCCGTGGTTTCTTGTCCTTTGTTTGCTGCTGGTCATCGGGATGATCGGTTTTGCGTTCCTGCCGATGTCGGAGCAGCAGCTGTTTGATCGCGGCGCGAAGTTGATGCAATCGGACAAGGAGACTGATTGGAAACTCGCGGAAGAGACTTACTTGTCGCCGCTGTTAGAAAAGTATCCTGACAGTCCGCACGCCGCCGAAGCGCAAGCCTTGGTCGACAAGATCTGGATCAGCGACGCTGAATCGCGGTTGCGTACCAAAGAACGACTCGGCAAGCAGTACAGTAGCACCGGCGAAGAAATGTTGGCCGCCGCCCGCAAGTGTGATTCGCTCGGCAGTCAGCTTCTTGCCTGGACGAAATATGACGAAATGGTCGCCAAGCTGCATCCTGATTCGCGCGAGGAGCGCCCCTACTACCTGATCGCCCAGCAAGAGCTAGAAACGCTGAAGAACCGCAAGGTTGTGAAGCCGAGCGAGGAAATCTCGTCGGTGGACGAATACCTCGTTCTCGCCGACAAGGCGCTCGAAAAGGGGGATCGCGATCATGCCCGGCTGATCTATCGCCGGATCGTCTCCCTTTACGATGAAAATCCTCAGATGTACGACGAAGTTCAGGCCGCCCGGCAAGGCCTGATGACGGCCGACTCGAAGTAG